The genome window tataaaaAGTGGAATACGCCACTGATGCTATAAATAACACGACTGAAGTTTCAGAACGAAGGTTTTAGGACTGCGCAGAAAAGGGAATTTAATCATTCGACCCTAAATCATGGTGTTACTGGTCTCCGATTTCCACAAGCCATAAACATGCTACCTGATTTCCCTGGTAGTCAAGATCTGTTTGGATTATTGTCGCCAGGAAACAATAAGCAATTGTTCATGTGCTGTAGACGCACATGCTTCAACTTACCCAGCACACACATCAACTCACCCGACACATGCACCAACTTACCCGGTACACACAACAACTTACCCGGCACACGCACCAACTTACCCGGTACGCACACCAACTAACCTGGCGCACGCACCAACTTACCCGGCACACACATCAACTTACCCGGCACATGCACCAACTCACCTCGCACACACACCAACTCACCCGGCACACACACCAACTTACCCGGCACATGCACCAACTTACCTGGCACACGCACCAACTTACCCGGCACATGCACCAACTCACCTGGCACACACACCAACTCACCTGGCACACATACCAACTTACCCGGTCAATGCACCAACTCACCAGGCACACGCACCAACTTACCCGGCACTTGCACCAACTCACTGGGCACATACACCAACTCACCCGGCACACACATCATCTCACCCGGCacacacaccaaatcacccgACACACATCCTAACTAACCCGACTCACAAACCAACTCACCCGGCACACGCACCAACTCATCGGCACACAAACCAACTCACCCGGCACACAAACCAACTCACCCGGCACCCGGCACACACACCAACTCACCCGGCACACACACCAACTTACCAGGTATATGCACCAACTCACTGGGTACATATATCAACTACCCGGCACACAAACCAAATTACCCGGCACACGCACCAACTCACCTGGCACGTGAACAAACTCACCCTACCCACATACCAACTCACCCGACACACACATCAACTCACCCTGCACACACACCAACTCAACCGGCACACACACCAATTCACCCGGCACACGCACCAACTCACCAGGCACACACATCAACTCACCAAGCACACACACCAATTCACCCACATTAACTCACTCAGCACACACACCAACTCACTCGGCACACTCACCAACTCATCAACTCACCCAGCACACACACCCACTCACTCGGCACACGCACCAACTCACCAACTCATCAACTCACCTGGCACACACACCAACTCACTCGGCACACGCACCAACTCACCAACTCATCAACTCACCCGGCACACACACCAACTCACTCGGCACACGCACCAACTCACCAACTCATCAACTCACCTGGCACACACACCAAATCACCTATCCTTGTAGTCTACGAAAGTGCTGTGTATTGACTATCTGCGAGTCACAAATACAATGGTGCTTTATACAAAGTAGCATCGGccgaaacaaacacacacacccacagACACATTGAAATCGTACACCTCTGGGTTGTAGACACGCCACGTCCACCCATGCCAGTCATCGAAGGCAACACCGAGGATTTGACCACGAACTCTTCAGTCAAGCTTGTCTGCAAGACGGTGGTAGTGGGGAAGGTGTCAATCAGATGGGTGTGTCAGGGGGACGTGCACATCAGTAGAGGGCCGTTGCCAGGCAGTCTTGTTTCTTTGGGGCTGGAAATCCCGGACATTACTCCCAGTCACAACAACTTGAACTGTCGGTGCCTGCTGACAAGTGCGAGAGGGTGGAGCGTCAGAGCATCTAGAAGGTTAAAGGTCAAATGTAAGTTATGTATACAGATTTACGAAATGGGTACATAAGGACCCTTATAAAATTCTTTACGCACATAATGGCTCGGCGTCGAGTTTTCTACGCGTTCTTAATATGTAAACTATTCAGAtgtttcaacattaaatttgtcAGAACAGATGTATTTTCAATTTATATGAAGTAAAAATCTATTTTGGTATGGGTCGAAACAGACGATAGTTTGTAATATTTTGATGTCCaccagttttgaaataaaatgtctgAGGTTAAAGTTTGGTGGTCCCAAAATTACAATTTGTAACATATTTTTGCAAGCCAGGGTAACTCTCCTTGAAGCAAGAACTCCATAATTGACTTTGCATGTATTGGAAATTCTTAAATAATATCCAAAAACACATGTTCTCTGACTCATGTCTTTAGAATCTCAGAGACACTATTTCGTTATGAACTGAGAAATTTATTTGTGGTGCATTTTTAGTCGATCCAACCACAGTTGACCTTGTTCAAAAAGACGTGGTGAAGCACGGGGAAGTGTTCGGGCTGGAATGTCGGTCCGCGCTGTCCAACCCTCCTGCCAAACTCCAGTGGTTTAATGGCACGAACCCTGTCACAGTCCCGGGTCTTCAGTACACCATGACTTTCCCGAGTGGTATCCGGACATACCAGAGGTGGTTCGTGCGAGCAGACGACAGGATGACCGGTCAGCTAATCACGTGCAGGGCGGTCATACCAGAAACCAACTCCTCCGCTTTCGATTCTGTCGTTGTCGTTGTGGGATCTGAAATTTACGACATGGGCAAAATGGCATTGGCGGTTCAAAACCTACTTTACAACCCTGCTGCCTCAATAATGTCTTTTATAAAAGCTGTAATGGGCACATGCTTTAACCACCTTGGTGCCTAACCTTGGTGATAAGCGTATGGTGCATGACTCCTACCTTTATCTCTGGGAATAAAACAGGGAAAATTAACGAGACAGCTGAAACAACTTTCCAGTTGATGACATAAAGGTGAAAGTTCGCCagtggaataaaacaaaatgtatgtaaactGGATtaaggaaaatgtaaaatacagacAGTCTGATGACTGAAGGAGTTTGTCAGTTAACGGTTGTAACGGgatttgttttcactttcaACGAAGAAAGTAGCTATCTCTAGTTTGTAACATCCTGGCCGCCATTTTGTGCAGACTTCCGCGTGACAATTGACATGGGAAGCTGTAAGTGTTGTGAAAAATTAAGACGCTCAAAGATTTGCTCAGGCCCCTCCAGGAATGGAATCCCCAGTTAAGGAATTCACTTTGAATAAACGGAGTGGTGAAACATTGGCGGAATTCATTGCCGTTTGTCAAAGCTCGAAATATATACGCTGTACATTGTCTGGTGTGCTTACTGAGAAATGCCAGTTGTTTGACAGGAGTATTGACCTGGGAAACAACGTTTGACATGTACCGTCAGTTGCGAAAGGAACAGTTTCTGAGACGTGACTGACTTTAGCATGAATAGCCTACTCGTGTAAAGTGTGTTTGTGATGCTGGTGGTGGCTTTGCCGTGATGTCACATGTGGACTTTGAAAAGAGGGATAAGATGCATTATATGCCAAACTCATCTACACTCTCAGGTATATGGGACTGTGGTCTGTgaaatgcaacaacaacacatctTACCTCCTTTTCTTAACATGAATTgttagcaacaacaacatccttTGTTTTTACTTCGCCATTAGACCTCATCCACATGTTGACCAACATTTTTTCCTTCCCTCACCCCCACTTTCTGACTCATGATCTCCATTCCTCAAACTGTCACCACCATCATTAATACAACGCTATGTACAGTCGTGGAACAaggaacaacaaaaacaaattcacttGTACCTGGCACTAGTGTCCCTGTTATCCAGATTCGCTGCCATACCCCATGGTAGTTTAACAGTCGAATGCGCTAACGAGGTTTTCATGCAATCACAAGATTTCGGACAAAATTGAAAGATGTACTAAGATCTTGGAGGTTGAGAATTTAAGTTTCACTCTTTGGTATCTTACGCTACAAGCACTGAATTATACCACTCAACATCTAAACGATCAGCCAACAAATGAGACATTTGGGGTTACCATAGCACCAAGGTGCGATGCTTGTCATGGCTGACGTAGAATCCAGCTGGCCCTATAGAAACACGTTTATCCCCAGATTGGGTCAGAGGAGTATCTTCCTAAATCCGTTTTCCACGTTTGACACCCTCAGCACGgttatttcagtgttttcatcAACGTATGTCTCAAACATGGTGCtccattttgttgttgttttgtgttcagAACTATTACTGAATTGTTCCCGTCTCGGatgttttttcttcaatttttgtGCTGCAAAGTCAACAAAATCGCTCACGTGTTTGTTCGCGACAACTCGCATTGTCTTTGAAATAGTGCTGTAGTTTCTTTCTGTTGGCGATTTCTGGTGTTTCCTTTAACTTCTtctcatgatacatgtacacatacatttgcGCTTTGGCGAGACCACACACATGGTAAAAAATATCTGGACTGCATCATGTTTATCACAAATAGGTCTAGGCTACTACTCAGAATATTGGCCAGTGATTGATCTATGAAGCAGCATCAGCCTATCAAACACAGATAATATTCTTCTAGGACAGTCGCGAAGTTTCATCACGAAAAACTTCTTGAGAATTCCACATGGCTACTAGATTTAAGAATGTGCGAAATACAACATCCATATAGAGCACCAAAATCTATGTGCCAATATTGCTAGTGTTGGGACGACGGTTTTCCAGTTAATCCCTCTTTATCTGAGATGTGCATCGTGTCATCCTCCACTGATGTGATGACGTCCTTGTGATGCAATGAAGCATTTCAGCCTATGACGCCCGTGTGACACTCAGCGGTAAAACAGCGCAACAAGGGGAGGCTACTCATGCTACACATAACCATATCTGCCTCATCGGGGATAATGTGTTACCAGGCAGCGGTCAAAAATCACGTTATAAAATTAAACCACTGCCATCGTTATTTTAAATCCTCATTGTTTACGTTGTACTTTAACTTACCTTCCAATATTTTCAATTCCCACATATATACAAggatatgtaaataatataaaaataatgctTTTCAATGTTCAAACACATGTAGTGGTGCTTTAGAAAAAATAAGTGAGCATTTCTGTGACGACAATTcgttatttgttttgttttatggaaAATCAGTTACAAGATGGCGTGAATGGTGCATGCTTTTCTGTGTGTACTTTACAACTATCACAAACATTTGTCATATGTTCTGGATAAATTCAGGAGCAATTGTTGTTATTTTgcaaattaattttataaataGATTCAAGATATGGGCATTCATTATAGATGTATCAATATTTTCTATCGCCACGCTTGTAAGCCTATATGTAGTGCAATCATGTTGTCGCGtttgtatatattacatttagAAACACAGTTATAACTTTGATTAAATTGTCGTGTCGCACGTGTGGCTAACATTTACACGGTGGTCCAAATACTCACggtttgttatattatatactgGCAAAGAATACTAcattatataataattacaacGGTGTATTGGCTACCACATTATACTAGTACACTGGTTACAACTTCTTATACATTAAATACTGGTTATAACGTTGCATTAGCTACCACAtcaaaaacttaaattttttaaattaaatttaaatataaatttgtattGGTTACAGCATTGCGCACTAGTTATCACATTATATGCTGGGTACTCACATCTTAGTGGTTTATTAACGGAATATTTTCCGATTACACCCATCGTGTTATACATATTCAAACTAACCTGTTTTTACTTTATATTGtttatgttcatatattttagTGTACATCTGTTTATGTTACTGTTGTCTATATTAGGGTCATGTTAATTTAGCTTGTCATGTGACTATGGCTGACTATCAATTGAGCGGCATATTTGCTCGTAGTTAGTACTCATGCTATATTTGTTAAATACACATTGAATATAGGCAAAGAgtgatgtcatttttgtttaaaattaaaccCGGATTATGTTTATTAATATTGGCGTTATATGTTTAAGTGTTAATTATCTTTTGCTTTACCACGGCTTCTATAGAAAATTAAGATAAACACAGGAGTTAATCTACCTGTTCTGACATACTCGTATGGTTAATATCTTCGAGTTTATTGAAATCTATACTTTAActgataccaaaaaaaaaatcccttttgAATGATTCATTTTCAATATAGCATACTGATGGTAAGATGGAGTACTGACATCTAGATAGGTCATTTCTCGAGACTTTCCTGGTTATACGTTAAACGCCACAAAGTTTAGGTTTGTTTCTGTCTGATATGAGACTGATTCGGTCATATGACATTGCAATGATGATATGATATTCTAATGTAGTTATAAAATGGTGGTATTTGTGACAGTTTCTAAGGAGTGAAATATAACTTGGATATGTGTTAATTCCTGTTATCGTGAAAACgttatattcatacatgtacatgtatgtgtgtatcaaACAGCCGTATGTCCTTGTAGAAACAAAGCATTACCGTGTTAACAATACAGACAAATctacacatttttgatttcatcGGTTCTGGAAGACATTAAAATCATCTATAAAGTTCAATCATGTTCAAAAAGACCGAACCAAAATGTAGGCAGTTAATTTAGAAGACAGCAGGTGTCCAATGTCAAAATTCCAAAGCAATTTCTCTTTTCAGACATTTCTGTAGCATTCAGTCGATTTGTGACAACTACGCATGTACAAATAGCTTCTGCTGCCAGCTCCGGGTATCACAGGGCTGGTACTGTTTTGAATGGTATCTTGATGAGATTTTACACACGCTTTTTGTGTGATATAGGAACTTTTCGTACCTTAAACATCTCAGGTAGATTCTTTAATCTATATGCCACCAATTCATACAAAAACCTTTATTATAGAACACTGCATAAGGAGAAAAGTCAAGCATGATAAAAAAAGCGTCTATTTTATTTCGAACCAAGCTTGTATCTAATGAACCAAGCTTGTATCATACCGCCTACCTAATTGGTAGGCAGTATGATATGAAAGAGCATGATATGACTACTACATCTATTTGGAAGTAAACAGAAAACGACGACGGCAAAAGTCTAGGAAACAAGTCATGCATGCTTTAGATGTTCGCTCTCTATATACAAGTATTTATCGTGAACAATCCAAATAGATCCACTGTTTTCATCAAACTCATCCCAGTGAAACAAAATCATAACGGAAGTTATGAGAATACTTCTAAGTTAGTGCTCATGGCAATAAGCTGAAATTTAACTCTTTAATTTCAGCTTTTTCTGTCACACAAATTGATGGACCAACCTGGAGGACGTACCACATTAGTCACAATTTCTATGAACTAACCTGAAAACGTGCACCATTGTGACGTCTTCAATTGCTATAATAGTGAAGTTGTTAATGTTTTCAATTGTTTTATGGTTTTAgtcattttttcttcaaaattcatACTTAGACTAATTGACATAGAAATATCTGTAAAACATTCCTACGATCAAGGCAAAAGTTGcagtttaaataataatttgagaTACATAACAACTTTGGACAGATTATTTGGCGGTCGCCGGTCTATTTCCTGTCATAGGCcgcatttttgaaaatgtttcctATCTGGCTATTGAGTTGTAAAATGTATACCATCCTTGACCAGTTACATATTGATGCATGGCGTCATTTGTGATATACAATATCATTTTGTTCACAGATGGTCACGTGGTCTGTAGAGTGTCACGTGTTCTTGACCCACGTGTCTTCCCTGTCTGTCTCGCACAATGTTAAATCATTGTTTTATTCCTGTTGAAATGTGAATGTTGACATATTTTGAGAGTTTGTGTTAGAAGTTATAGATATGACCAATAAAGATCTTTACGTTCCATgacaaaactatttatttttgttagaGTATGTCTtcttatcttgtaactacatgtgtaaaTCCGGCTATTGTAACGGAAGTTGTAGATTTCCCAACTGTTTACCcgtccttggtgacaataaccgGTTGACGACGCTCATgtggccgtttgcacagtctaaaATTTGTTGAAAACCGTTTATCTTCGAACAGTATAgggtgtgcatatatgtacgtaacttgtgggaaagtttgtcgaTAACATGCCTCAGGTCTGTGGTTTAAACCGGAAAGTCAggttttctccagccataaTGCTTCccaccatcgtacaagtgaaaaagtaTTGCGTGTATATTGCGttacaaaacaatcaaataaacagcgTGAAATACACAGACTGACCACATGTTCGTCTTCAGTATAGAGACgcaatatgtatacatttattccaTTTTCCGCCTTattatttgtaaacattattAAGGCTGATGGTGAACCTTGCTTGCTCAGATGGTTAAATCCCTGGTGCGACTATCAGGTCACTGACGAGTgtggtcgcgtgttcgaatccagctctcgctgtttcatCTGCGTCTTTAAGACAGGAGGCTTCTCATGTATCTGACCCAGATCGGTTTACTGTTGACTACCACGTTTCCTCCACTGATGAAGCTGGCGGTtattaaacacaagtgagaaattcttaagtacatcgttaaaaaaaatgctcataGATGAGAAACACTGTCTCACCAGTggaaccggcccggatagcacagttggtagagcgtccgcttcgggaccggtagatccaggatcaatccttgattgagtcacacctaagactttaaaagaggaagttgtaacttcctcgcttggcattcagcatgaaagggatagtgcaacgactggttgacccgtatcagtataatggctcgggcggggcggcttacttgccttcggtaagtcgtctcagtgaagctgcactaaataaaagagcggtgaaaatccgtcctgcaacaaggaggcacattacacgtacatgcaccctaatgattccgtcgtcgtcatatgactgaaaaattgttgagtacgacgttaaaccccaagcactagcACTCACTCTCACCAGTGGTAAATTTACCCACTCACTTATTCAGTCAGTCCTGTGAGAACTGCTTTAAACATTCAAATGCATAACATCAGTATCTTAGCACACACCACAAACAACGGCAGCTTGAAGATCTTTAGTGGTTTATTATCAACAATAGACAAAttacataacaaaaataaataaaatctgagTAACAGCAAATACGATGGAAATACGTCAGTGAGCAGTGAAGTGCCACTAGCTCTGTCCATACAGCTATTCTAGATACAAACACACGATACATGGATTTACACAGAGATGTATGATGATATGATGGGTAAAGCTATTCACAGAGCCGACACACGCTCTATATCAAAATGTCTTGACCGATCACAAATTGGTCcgcaaagttatctcccttgagacAGATCAGAATCATATCGGATTGGTTAAAAACCTCAAAGTGGCCAAACTGTGATGATTATTCTAAACCTCAACGTAAATCGAGTCCATATGAAAGTTATGTCAAATGGTATTTTCCAAATAAAAGTCGCCATTTCAGCCCCCACATAAGTAAGTACAGGTTTTTACTGGAGTACATGTGGCAATGATTGACGAAATTTAAATGCACATCCAGGCGTACACTTTTCGCGGATGTTCAAACGGGCGACGTGCGTGAAGCACCTGAATGTTGTCAATCATAATGACGTCACCATGACGCCACATATAATCTACAGCATTACTTTCCAGGACGTCTTTCATAACATCCATTTTGTCAGCCTCCATATATTTGCCGTCTCCAAAGCAGACAGATTCTTCGGGAATGTTTCTAGCGTCGTCATAAGCCCTGTAGGCATCGTCAATCGCATTAAACCACATCATCTTATTGGTTCTTTTATCCACGCGCATGGCCGGTAGCAGCATGGTGGTAGTTTTCATGGAGCCGTCAGGAAGCCAGCTGAAGGTAGTGCCTTGCTCGCGCGCGCGTTCTTCCGCCTCATGTTTTTCGGTGACAAGGTACGTGCTCTGCCATCCTCGACCAATCGCCGAGTTGTTGTCGTCACCGTCCGGCAATACCCGGATGTAATGGACACCCTTCTCTTCCAATTCCGCCACAAAATCCGGTTCCCGCTTCTTCATTTCTCTGTACACAACATTGGATAAGACGATTCCCGTCTGACCGTTCTCCTTTGCCGGAACATCACAGTAAAAGAAAATGGTTTCAGGAGattttggagcctgtgagaccTCGTGATGGAAAGCTATGAGTTTGTCTGGAGGAGCCTCATTGGTGGTGAACACGTCACCAACCACCACATTTCTGGGTGCAGCGCCCCCTATGTAAGGGAAAGCATCGAAGCCAAGAGACCGGACAAATTTATCAAAGTGAACTGGGGCGTCCACGGGAAAGCCGCGGAACAAAATGGCGGCGTATTTAAGCAAAAGATCTTTGAGGTCTTCCTTCTTTTCCTTCAGCCATTCGTTGACGTCGGTGCTGTCCACAAACTGTTCATCATCTGACGGCGTGATGATCAAAGGGAATGGCTTTCCATCAAAAATCTTCTGCTCCGGTTCCTCAAGAGTTTTGTAGGTTACGCGTTCTCCAAGTCGGCCTACGTCCTTTTCCATTTATAtctgtcaaagaaaaaaaacacacatagcATGAGATTCGATTTTATTACAGTTCACAAATGCACGACCAGCTTTCCTTATGCTTTTTTATACCTcttaaatgactgaaaaaagcTTAGAAAACATAATTAGCAACTCGGTATTTACAAGACTAAATTTACTCAGGTTAAAAATTTATTGTGTGAAATATTCAACCTGACAGGTAAAAGACAGAGAATTTGCAAAGTTTACTCGCACTGCATGTAAACACTTAAACGAGAGCTATTTTGATGAAACCTAGACTATCATATAACCAAGCTCTTCATACACAGTTGATAATGTTCGCTTTCAAAAAATCAGGGTGATCACTCCAAAATTAAAAGGGTTCCAATTAGGAACCCTGAAATACTGCGTTGAATTGTTCAATCACACTAGAAATGTAACTCACCTTTGGTTTCTGCTGTACGTGAAATTGAAACAAAAGTCAAAATAAAGTTGTTTGTCCTGTTACACCGGAAAATAGTTCCAATTCTTtcgtccaaagatttgacagtGTCGAACTCTGCTTTGTAAAAGCTCAAGACTGTTGTCTCTCAGATACAGTGTTAAGATGTCCCTGCTTGTTGTGTGGCAAACCAAGGAAAGCCGCGCCATTTTATAGCGAGCCCCTGAGATTTGCTGCGTCGCCGTCCCTGTATGGATCGGGTCAGGTCCGGATTTCTTCTGTTCTCTCTGGTTACTGTTTACTGGTCAATCCTCAAAGCCTACAGGTAAGATAATGTAACTGGCCACAAGCTGGCCGGACAGGTAACAAACTGCAGGTTTCCGATCTCTGCCGAAGCCACGGAAACCACATTTTCTACATCCTATTAGTGAATTCTAGTCGATTAACATTGGCAGTTAAGAACCTGGGAACCAGGTTGATCTGGTATAGGGGCGTGTTAAGCTATATCAGGCAAAAGGGCAGCCAAAGTCAAGGAGACTGATATAAGCAACATTTCTCACACGTTTGGACACGTGTTTGAAAAGTCAGCCCCACCCGGTCCTAACCGAATCTCCCCCAACGTTTCGTACTTCACATTAGCAAACAAATTCACATATACGGTACGAAGTTTCGAGAAATTTCTCTTTCCAAACCCGAAAGAACATAACAAAGTCTGAGATGAAAAGTTTGTTTTAAGTTTACAAAACTGTCCAAAACTGAGACGGGGAAAACTGTAAATCTGTTCAGCAACAAAATTATTAAGCATGgtcaaaaataacaaatatgatTTTCGAACTCTTTACTTGTTCTGGTTGCTTCCGTTAAAACCCTTTGCGCAAGTCCGAACCGCACGGCAGAAGAATTCGGCTTTCAcaacaaaacataacattttcatgtaaattcaaGGTAAGTGATTCTATGATGATATCTTTATTTCAAgatcattttgtttcttttacaaTGCATCAAGTCActttttgtattatatatgcgatttgtattttaaaaagaCACATAATTTTGACTATGCTGAGTTGTTGTGGAAATGAAAAGAATATATCGCAACTCCGTGAAATGAATACTTTACTCATGATTCCACTCTCTCACTGTAACTGATATTCAATGTCAACAAGAAAATAGTGATCGTATTACACTATTATCACCTGTGCATTTAAGTCAAAACTCTTGaattaacatttgtttttttaacaattatATCAGCGATAGTTAATTTAACAGCACTAAAGGAAAATTGCTCCACTTTAGCCACTAGTATTGGTGAGCGGAGGACcaaatgctttaacattggaaGGTTAACGTCATTTGAAACCCATTAGCTACCAGACATCTGTAGGAGGGCTTCGGAAAACCCACTGATTTCTGTCCATGGAAACCCATTATCTAGCCGTATGTAGGATTGTTTACATAATTCCAGTGATGCAGTTTCACTGCAACCCATTAAGTAGACATCTGTAAAACTTTTTACGAAAAACCCACTCATGTGTGTCATGTGGAAACCTTTAACTAGACATCTGTAGTTACCAAGTGATGACGGTTGTTTGGAATCTCATTTACCAGACATTTTAGGAACATTTACGTAAACCTAGTGGTGTAtactatttgatttatttatttatttatttatttatttatttatttatttgagagcccgggggaaaccctatACCATTTGAAACCCAATAACTAAATATCTGTAGGAACGTTTACATGAACCCAGTTCTTAGAACCCTTGGTCACGCACGTATGTAAGCGAATGTGTTTACATTAATACCGCTCTGTGAAGTATTTAGACCCTTTGAACTAATCGTGGTTgccgtgctagcgcagcacagaGACCCAAGAGTCTCTTACTAATGCtgtcgtgagttcaagtccgtctcatgctgacttcctctccagacgtacgtgggaaagtctgtcagcagcctgcggaggGTTCGGAAACAacagtacggcgtgaaacaacaGTCACATAATTAAATCAAGTAAACTGCATGATTCAATCTAGAACTGGGGTATCAGTATCTGCCAGTGTCAATGATAACCCTTTCTGAATGCTCAGCCTAACGGGATAGGTCAAAAATTTGTCAGATCGGTGGATGTGGATAGGGTGCCCTGCCTGGTGTTATAAAACAGATCTATCATTAGTTTACATGACAACGTTAGTTACATGTTAAGATAATAGAGTGTTATCTCCACAGCCCATGGGTGGGGTGGCTGCTTTGGTTgcataatggttagagcgtttgCCTCGAAGACCGGAGGccctgagatcaaacccgggtcgggtcatgccaaaatgatacttgctgctgcctcgcttgtcGCTCAGCAGTGAAAatttagagcaaagaaacatgactgattagcccggtgtcagtgtaatatgactggatggaatgtcatgtgtggtgtgttcgcatgccacaagaagatacgatatatgtacgcacacctaataactccttAT of Liolophura sinensis isolate JHLJ2023 chromosome 13, CUHK_Ljap_v2, whole genome shotgun sequence contains these proteins:
- the LOC135480734 gene encoding uncharacterized protein LOC135480734, which produces MEKDVGRLGERVTYKTLEEPEQKIFDGKPFPLIITPSDDEQFVDSTDVNEWLKEKKEDLKDLLLKYAAILFRGFPVDAPVHFDKFVRSLGFDAFPYIGGAAPRNVVVGDVFTTNEAPPDKLIAFHHEVSQAPKSPETIFFYCDVPAKENGQTGIVLSNVVYREMKKREPDFVAELEEKGVHYIRVLPDGDDNNSAIGRGWQSTYLVTEKHEAEERAREQGTTFSWLPDGSMKTTTMLLPAMRVDKRTNKMMWFNAIDDAYRAYDDARNIPEESVCFGDGKYMEADKMDVMKDVLESNAVDYMWRHGDVIMIDNIQVLHARRPFEHPRKVYAWMCI